Below is a genomic region from Delftia tsuruhatensis.
TGCCGCGCAGCCGCGCCCGCACCTGCATCAGCGCAAAGCCCAGCAGATTCAGTCCCTGCCAGCGCGCGGGGTCGGTGGCGCGCACATCGTCGGCGGCCAGGCCGATGCCCCAGATGGCGTCCACGGGGCTGGCTTCCACCAGCACGCGTTCGCCCGTGTTCAGCAGATAGCGGGCCAGGGCCGGATTCTGGGAAAACTTGGCCTCGTTGGCGCGCACCACGATGCCCATGCGCGCGGCTACCCAGGCCGCTTCATCGAAGCCCTGGATGCCGCGCCCCAGCTTCTTGGCCTCGCCCGGCGTGCGGCAGCGCACGATGGCGGCGTGCGCCGCCTCGTCGCCAAACAGCCGCGCCTTGCCCGCCATCATGAAATGCTCGGCCGTGGGGTAGTGCTGGCCATCGACCTCGAAGCCGGCCTCGAACCACTGGCTCAGGCAGCTCTTGCCGATGGAGCCGTCGGCGGCGGGTTGATGGCCCCAGAAGGGCAGCCAGCGCGGGGTGAAGCCCTGGGCCATGGCGTGCAGCAGATCCTGGACGGACTGCGGCGGGGATGTGGTCAAGTCATTCATATCGTCCAGGCGTCGCCGTTGCATTGTCTGTAGGGCTTGCAGCATAGCCATCACACCACCAGACAGCCCTGCCGGTCCGACAAGCCGATCGTGGCCTCCATGCCCGCCGTGAACTGCAGGTAGTCGGCTTCCATGCCGTCGGAGAAGATCACGCCGTGGTCGGGCATGCGCGAACGCAGCGTCAAAGGCTGGCCGGCGGTGACCTGGCCGTAGACCAGCTCGGCCGTGGAGGAGCGGCTGGGAAAGGGTTCGCGCACGGCGAAGTCCAGGCGTTGCGCGTCCCAGGCGAAGGGCTGGTAGCCGAAGTCCGCAGAGGTGCCGCGCACCGCGCAGGCAATGCCCATCGATCCCGTGACGATGCTCTTGATCCAGGCCGACGAGCCCAGCCCCGTGGCGACGATGAGGCCCGAGGACGACTGGGACTCCTGCCGGTCGCCCAGCGCGATGTCGTACAGGGCCGAGGTATGGCTGCGCGGGCCGATGAACAGGTCATTGGCGGCGCGCAGCACCTGTCCGTCGGACAGGCGCGCCTCGGCCAGGGTCACGGCCCGCGTGGGGCGGCGGCCGGCGGCCACGTCGCCCAGCAGGCTGTCCAGGTCGCCGGGGCCGAAGGGCAGCAGCAGGCCGTCCCAGCGCGCGGGTTCGGGGTTGACGCCGATCAGTGGCTGGCCGTCCAGGTATTTCAGGGTGTTGGCCACCATGCCGTCCTGGCCCAGTGCCACCACGATGTCGTCGGCGCCGAAGACGAAGTTGGGCACCAGGGTGCGGTCCACGATCTGGTAGCGGCCGCGTGCCTCCAGCGCCTGCACCACGGCCTGCAGGGCGGCGGCGTAGGCGGCGCTTTCGCGCAGGTAGTCGCCGAAGTCGGCGCCCAGGTGCTCGATGTAGAAGCGTGCCTGGGACAGCGTGTGGTACCGGGCCACCAGCTCATCGAGCCGCGTGCGGCGCACCACCAGCACGGTCTTGCGGTCATTGGCGTTCACGGCGGCTCCTTGCGGCCTCGCTGGAGGGCGCTGCGGTGGGGGGAGCAGGGACCGCTCCTGCCCCGGCACCCGCACCCATCAGCGACTGCAGCAGCTCGGGCGAGACGTTGAGCTGGCCGATGCGCTCGGCCTTCTCGGCGATGCCGCCGAAGGCCTGGGCGATGAGCTGGCCCGGCTGCATGCCGGCCGCGGCCAGGGCCTGGACGGTACGCGGATCGGCCTTTTCCAGCGCGTCCATGACGGCGCCCACGCGGTAGGCCTCGGCTTCGGCCAGGGTGCGGCTGTTGGCGGCCTGGCCTGCGACGAAGTCCTTGCGGCTGCTCTCCAGCGCCACGTCGGCGGCCATCTGTTCGGCGCGCAGCTCGTTTTCCTTGCGCATCTGGGCGGCCCGGGCTTCGAGCTGGGCTTCGCGGATCTGGCGCTTTTTGCGCTCGACGGCCACGTCGGTGTCGAGTTCGTTCTGGCGGATGGCGCGCTCGTTCTCCACGGCGGCCATGCGGCGCGCGTAGACGGCGTCGTCGGCGGCCTTGAGATTGGATTCGCGCGCCTCGGCTTCCAGTGCGCGGGCGATATCGGGCGTGGGTTTGACGGCCATGACCGAGACGCCCAGGATTTCCAGCCCCAGGGCCGCGATCTCGGGCTGGGCGGCCAGCTCGCGCTGGGCCGTGCGGGCGATCAGCGCCGAGGAGCGCAGCGCCTGCTTGAGCTCCAGCGCCTGAACGGCCTGCTGGACGATGACCTCGGCCTGCATGGTCACGCGGTCGCCCAGGCGCTGTGGGTCTTCGGACAGGTATTTCCGGCCGTCCTGTGCCAATGCGAAGTCCATCAGCGTGGCGGTCTGGCGCGGCTCGCTGATGCGGTAGGTGACCTGGCCCTGCACGGTGACGCTCTGGAAGTCGGCCGTCACCAGCTCCAGCATGAAATGGCAGTCCTGGCTGCCCACGGGCACGGCCACCAGGGTGGTGGTGGGGGCGTAGTAGAAGAACGACTGGCCCACGCCTTCGCGCACCACCTTGCCGGCGCGGAACTGCATGAGGTGGACCGTGGGCTGGGACTTGATGAAACGGATGCCGAACATGCTGCTTCTCCTTGAGAGTTGTTCTGTACAACTTATATGGGTTGCACAGTACAACTTAAAATCCGGCACGTCAAGCACAATCCATCCCATGGCCACGAAAAAAACCTCTCCCCCGCAAGGCGCGCTGGACTTCCAGCGCCCGTTCACCACGGTCGACGTGGTCATCTTCACGGTGGCGGACGACGCGCTGCAAGTGCTGCTGGTGCAGCGGCCCACGGCGGGGAACGACCCTTTCCCGGGACTGTGGGCGCTGCCCGGCGGCTTCGTGGACGTGCACCAGGATGCGGACCTGCTGGCCTGCGCGCGGCGCAAGCTGCTGGACAAGACGGGCGTGCAAAGCCCCTATCTGGAGCAACTGGGCAGTTGGGGCGGGGCGGCACGCGACCCGCGCGGCTGGTCGGCCACGCATGTGTATTTCGCGCTGATCCCGGGCCACGACCTGATCCTGGCCAAGGGCGCCAATGCCGCCGATGTGTCGTGGTTCGCGGTGGATGGGCTGCTGCGTGCGCCGGAGCTGGCCTTCGACCACGCGCAGATCCTGCGCGCGGCGGTGGAGCGGCTGCGCGGCAAGGTGGAATACACCTCGCTGCCGGCCTTTCTGCTGCCCGAGCCTTTCACGCTGCCGCAGCTGCAGCAGGTCTATGAGGTGGTGCTGGGCCGCCCCGTGGACAAGAGCGGCTTTCGCACGCGCATGATGGCCGCCGGCTTTCTGCTGGAGGCCGGCCAGGTGGAAGGTGCCTCGCGTCGGCCCGCCATGGGCTATCGGCTGGCTGATCGCAGCGCGCCCGTGGTGTTTCCGCGCACCTTCAGCCCGCGCGACTGAGGGACCTGAACGGCCCGCGCGGCGGCCCGGATCAGCCGCCCAGCAACTGGCAAAAGCGCTGCAGGTCCACGTTGCCGCCGCTGAGGATGATGCCCACGCGCCGGCCGCGCAATTCCTCGCTCCTTTGGCGCGCGGCGGCCAGGCCCAGGCAGCCCGTGGGCTCGACCACCAGCTTCATGCGCGTGGCCAGAAAGCCCATGGCATCGACCAGCTCGGCATCGCTGGCGGTAAGGATGTCGGTCACGTCGCGCTGGATGATGGGGAAGGTGATGCCGCCCAGGTGCTGGGTCTGGGCACCGTCGGCGATGGTCCTGGGCGTATCGATGTGGACGATGCGGCCTGCGCGCAGCGACTGCTGGCCGTCATTGCCGGCCTCGGGCTCCACGCCGTAGAGCGCGCAACCGGGGCTGAGCGCACGCGTGGACAGGGCGGTGCCCGACAGCAGGCCGCCGCCGCCCAGCGGCACGAAGAGGGCGTCCAGCGGGCCGGTTTCCTCCAACAGTTCCTTGGCGGCCGTGCCCTGGCCGGCCAGCACGTCGGCATGGTCGTAGGGCGGGATCAGGGTCAGGCCATGGCGTTCGGCCAGGTCGCGGCCGATCTGCTCGCGGTCCTCGGTATAGCGGTCGTAGTGCACGACCTGGCCGCCATAGCCCCGGGTGGCCGCGACCTTGGCGGCCGGCGCGTCCTGCGGCATGACGATGGTGGCGGGAATGCCCAGCAGCCGTGCGGCCAGCGCGATGGCCTGGGCGTGGTTGCCCGAGGAAAAGGCCACCACGCCGGCCTTGCGCTGGGCGGCACCGAAGCGCGAGAGCGCGTTGAAGGCGCCACGGAACTTGAAGGCGCCCATGCGCTGCAGGTTCTCGCACTTCAGGAAGACGCGTGCGCCCAGCGCCTCGTCCAGCGTGCGCGAGGTCAGCACGGGTGTGCGGTGGGCATGGCCCTGGATGCGCTGGGCCGCTGCGGCCACGTCGTCGTAGGTGGGGAGATGGTTCGTCATGGGGGTGTGCACTTAGCGAAGGAGGGGCCTATCTGGCGTAGCTGTAGACCGTGGCGCGCGAGACGCCCAGGTGGGCGGCGATGGTCTCCATGGAGCGGCGTACTTCGAGCAGGCCGGCGCCCTTGAGCTCGCGCACCAGGGCGCGCCGGTCCTCGGGTCTGAGGGCGCGCGGCGTGGTCGCCAGGCGGGCGGCGAATTCGTCGATGCGGGCGCGCAGGGCGTCGGTGCCTGCGCCGGCCGGCTCCAGCATCTCGCGGGCCGGCGTGTCGCCGCTGACGGCGGCAAAGCGGTTGAGCATGCCCTGGAAGCCCTGGAACATCGTCAGGTCCACATTCATGCACAGCGCGGCGATGTAGCGGCCCTCGGCGTCGCGGATGCCGATGGAGGTGCTCTTGGCCTGCCGGCCATCGGCGAACCGGTTGGGGTAGTTGGCGATGACCTGCTCGTAGCCGGGGTCGAGGATGCGGGCCAGGCCCAGTTCCGTCGCACCCTGGCCGACCTCGCGGCCCGAGAGGTTGTTGTGGATGGCCAGCACCGCATGGGAAGGGTCGAGCAGGTCGTGCACCACCACCTCGCAGAACGGGGCGAAGGTCTGGCCCAGGCCTTCGGCAATCTGCGCGAGCTGGTCCAGCAGCAGGCGCTGTTCGGGAGTTCGTTCTGTCATATTGGACATTTTGTTTTGAATTGGACAAAATGTCAAAATCAATGGCCTTCCAAATTCCCCCATGTTCGAAACCCTCGTGGAACTTCTGCAGACACAGGGCGCGCGCTTTCGCGTCCTGGAACACCCGGCCGAAGGCCGCTCCGACCTGGTGGCCCGCATCCGCGGCACGGAGCCGGGCCAGGGCGCCAAGGCCATGCTGTGCAAGAGCCGCGACGCGGCCGATGCGCAGCTCTACCTGGCCGTGCTGCCCGGCGACCGCAAGCTGGACTTCAAGCGGCTGGCCCAGGCCGTGGGCGTGCGCAAGGCCACGCTGGCCACGCCCGAGCAGGCCCAGGCCGCCACCGGCTGCGTCATGGGCGCCGTGCCGCCTTTCTCCCTCACCCCTGCCATCCGCCTGGTGGTGGATCCGGACCTGGTCGAACGCTTTGGCGAGATCGCCTTCAACGCGGGACGGCTGGACCGCTCCATCGTGCTGGACTCGGCCGACTATGTGCGCATTGCGCGGCCCGCGCTGCACCGCCTGAGCGGGGAAGGACTGGATTGACCCCTGTCAGCGCCGCGGACCACAATCATCGCCATCGGCATCCTCTGTCCCTTGCACCATGCCCGCCAACACCTCATTGCCAGACCGATCCCGACCTGACGCGGCCGGCTTTGTGCGCGCGGCACTGGCCAGCGCGCTGGCGCAGGTGCACACCCATGCACATGCCGTGGCCGCCGGGGGCGGCGAGGCCGAACCGATACACCAGCTGCGCGTGGGCCTGAGGCGGCTGCGCACCGTGCTGCGCGAATGCGCGGGGCTGGCACCCGCCATCCGTGGTGAATGGGATGCGCCCCTGGCCCGGGCCTTTGCATGCCTGGGTACGTTGCGTGACGCAGCGACCCTGGCCGATGTGGCGCAGCCCCTGCTGCAGGCGGCCGGTGCCCCCTTGTGCGAATGGGCGCCACCCGAGGCACCGCGCGAGGAGGCGGCCGCCGCGGTGCGCGAGCCGGGCTTCGTGCGGGCGCTGGCCGAGATCCAGGCGCTGGCGCTGGCGCCCGATGGCAAGGGGCGTGGCGGTTTTGCGGCCCTGTCCGCGTCCGGCACGCGCAGGTACCTGTCGCGGCGGCTGCGGCGCCTGCATCGCCAGGTGCTGCGCGATGGATGCCGCTTCGACGGCCTGCCGCTGGAAGAACAGCACCGCGTGCGCAAGCGGCTCAAGCGCCTGCGCTATCTGTCGGAGTTCGCGCGGGAGTGTGCGCCGGGGCTGTGGCCCGCCGGCAAGGGGCGGCGCTTCGCGCAGGCGCTGGCGCCGGCCCAGGACGCGCTGGGCCTGCACAACGACATCGCCGTGGCGTCGGACCTTTTCCGGGACGAGGCCGCCCGCGATCCGCGTGCCTGGTTCGCCGCGGGCTATCTGCAGGCGCATCTGGCCTCCAGTGCCCGTGCCGGGCGCCGCGCCCTGCGTGCCCTGGCCCGGGTCCCCGCCTTCTGGGACGGGGCGCATCAGCGATAATCCGCCGCTGGCGCATCGCAGGCGGCCCCCGGGGGCGCTGCGGCGCGCCGCTGCCGAGGGTGCCCCATGCCGTTCAACGGCCAGGGGTTCAACGGGAAGCAGGTGCGCGATGCCATCCACGGTGGCCGCTCGCAATGCCTGCGCTGCCCCCGCAACGGTCAGCGGAAATCAAGCTCCCCACGCCGGCGCTCCACGCGCTGCAAGCCACTGTGTCTCCAGGGACATGGGAAGGCGGGGAGGCCTGCCCGACGGTGCCCTGTGCACCCCAGGCATTCCGCAAGCCCGGATACCGGCCTTCGGCATGGCTTTCGGACGCCGCGGGAGTGCGCCTGTCCGGTCCGGCCCCTCCAGCCTGCGCTGCGGTGGCCGGCTCCGGCGTGCGCGCTGCCCGGCGAGGTTCAGACGATAGGCCCCGCGGGTGAGCGGGGCAGTTGGGTTCAACGCATGCGCTTCGCTTCCCGGGCTGCTGGTCCTTCCGGCCTTCTTTCCCTTCTTTCCCCCCTGCGGCCACTCGCGGTCGCGGCGTCTCTGGCCTGCTGCATGGCGGCGGCCGGCGCCGCTCAGCCGGCGCAGTCCGCCGATGACGCACTGGACGCCGTCTTCGTCACGGCCACGGCACGCCCCGAGGTCCGCAGCCGCATCGCGGGCACCACGCAGACCATAGACCGCGAGGCCATCGAGCGCTCCAGCGCGCGCTCGGTCACCGACCTGCTGGCCGAGAACGCCGTGGGCTTTCTCAGCGAATGGACGGCGGCCCAGACCTCGATGAACCTGCGCGGCGCCTCCACCGACGGCCAGGGGCGCGACTTCCGCAGCCAGGTGCTGGTGCTGGTCAACGGCCGGCGCGCGGGCACGGCCAACCTGTCCAAGCTCAGCCCCTCGGACGTGGAGCGCATCGAGATCGTGCGCGGCCCGTCCTCGGTGATCTATGGCAGCCAGGCCATGGGCGGCGTGGTCAACATCATCATGAAATCCGGGGCGACGGCGCCCGGCACGCGCGCCCAGGTCTCGGCCGGGTCGTGGGACCAGTGGCGCACCGATGCGCAGACGGCCGGCGCCAACGAGCGCTTCGACTGGTACGTCGGCGTCAGCGCAGGCGGGCGCGGCGACTACGAATCGGGCGACGGCGGCACGCGCATGGACAACACCGGCTGGAAGCGGCGCGGCGCCAGCGGCGCCCTGGGCTGGCAGCTGCACGAGCTGCACCGCGTGGAACTCAAGCTGCGCACCGACGGCATCTACAACGCGGGCTTTCGCGGATCGGGCGCCAACACCTACAGCCGCGACAACCGCAGCAACCGCTCGCTGGACCTGACCTACGAGGGTGCGCTGCCCGGCCAGCGCCTGAGCTGGCTGGCCCATCTGTACAGCTTGGCCGACATCGACGAGTTCAACTGGGCCTCGCCCGTGATCCGCTCGGGCAACAGCGCCGTGCCCGGCACCGCGCGCGACTACAACCACCGCCAGCTCGATGCCACGGGCCTGCGTTTCCAGCCCCGGCTGCGCCTGAGCCAGACCAACGACCTGCTCATGGGCTTCGACTGGGAGCGCAGCAGGCTGCGTTCGGACCGTTTCCGCGTGGCCATGCCGGGCGGCCCTTCCGGACAGGTCGCGCCCTACGACAACAACCAGACCGAGCAGGTGCATGCGCTGTACCTGGAGGACGCGCAGACGCTGTTCGACGACCGCCTGACCCTGCGCGCCGGCCTGCGCAAGACCTGGGGCACGACGCGCTTCGACGAGACGCCCCACCTGGCCCTGGCCCAGCGCAGCACGCGCGACTACGACAACCACACCTGGTCGGCCGGCGCCACCTGGAAGGCCACGCAGCAGCTGACGCTGCGCGCCGCCGCCTCCACAGGCTTTCGCGCGCCCACGGCCACCGAGCTGGCCTCCGACTTCACCGCCGTCGGCGGCGGCCGCACCTTCGGCAACCCCAACCTCAAGCCCGAGAGCAGCCGCCAGGTCGAGGTCGGCGCCACGCTGCAGCAGCCCGGCTGGCGCGTGGACACGGCCCTGTTCCAGAACACCATCAGCGACCGCATCATCACGGTCTCGCGCGGGGCCGCGACCAATACTTCGGACTACGCCAACAACGCGGCCGACATCGTGGCGCGCGGCCTGGAGCTGCAGGCCGATGTGGACTTGGCACGGGCGCTGGACCTGACCGGCCACCAGCTCAAGGCCTGGGCCGGCGGCTACTACCACTTCAGCATGCGCGACAAGGGCGCGGCGGCCTCGGCCAACACCGACAAGGTGCAGCGCATGTACCGCTACGAGGCCTCGGCCGGCCTGCGCTACGGGCGCGGCAGCGGGCGCCTGCAGGGCGACTGGAGCCTGCAGTTGGCCACGCTGCTGCGCGGACCCATGTGGTATGACACCGAAGAGGCGCTGCTCATCCCCCAGGGCGAGCCCGGCAGCACATTCATCCACCGCAAGGGCGCCTTCACGGTCTGGAACCTGCGCGCCGACTACCGCGTGACGCCGGGCGTCAAGCTGTTCGCGGCCGTGAACAACCTGTTCGACATCAACCGCCATCCGATCTTCATCGCGCTGGACCGCAAGCCCTGCATCGCCAATCCGGCCTACCAGAATGGCGGCTGCGGAACGTCGATGGCGGGCCGTGAACTGGTCGTCGGCCTCCAGGCCGAGTTCTGAGGCATGGCATGAGGCGATCCTGCTCCACACGCCGGCAATGGCTGCGCCAGGGTGCTGCGGCGGCCCTGGCCGGCGGGCTGTCCGGCGCCTGGGCGCAGGGTGCGCCCGTGGTGCTGCACGATGCGCTGGGCCGGCGCGTGGAGATCGCCACGCCGCCACGGCGCATCGTCTCCATCTTTTCCTCCAACACCGAGCTGGTGGCCTCGCTGGGGCTGCTGGACCGCGTGGTGGGCGTGGAGGATTTCACGCGCTTTCCGCCCGGCGTGGAGCGCATTCCCAAGGTGGGCGGGCGGCTGGGTTTCTCGGTCGATGCCCTGGTCGCGCGCCGGCCCGACCTGGTCATCGTCACGCCCGCGCGCCAGGCCGCGCACCAGCTGGTCGATCCCATGGAGCGCATCGGCGTGCCCGTGATCGTGCTGCTCAGCCGCACGCTGGACGAGGTCATGGGCAATCTGCGCCTGGTGGGCCTGGCCACGGGCGTGGCCGCGCGCGGCCAGGCGCTGGCCGAGGGGCTGCAGGCGCGGCTGGACGCCGTGGACCGCCGCGTCGTGTCGCAGCGCTTTGCGCGCACCGTCATGGTGACGGGCCGGCTGGGCAACGGCATGCTGCTGGTGGCGCGCCCCGGCACCTATACCGGCGAGGCCATGCTGCGCGCGGGCA
It encodes:
- a CDS encoding NADAR family protein produces the protein MAQGFTPRWLPFWGHQPAADGSIGKSCLSQWFEAGFEVDGQHYPTAEHFMMAGKARLFGDEAAHAAIVRCRTPGEAKKLGRGIQGFDEAAWVAARMGIVVRANEAKFSQNPALARYLLNTGERVLVEASPVDAIWGIGLAADDVRATDPARWQGLNLLGFALMQVRARLRGTAPDQP
- a CDS encoding sugar kinase, with the translated sequence MNANDRKTVLVVRRTRLDELVARYHTLSQARFYIEHLGADFGDYLRESAAYAAALQAVVQALEARGRYQIVDRTLVPNFVFGADDIVVALGQDGMVANTLKYLDGQPLIGVNPEPARWDGLLLPFGPGDLDSLLGDVAAGRRPTRAVTLAEARLSDGQVLRAANDLFIGPRSHTSALYDIALGDRQESQSSSGLIVATGLGSSAWIKSIVTGSMGIACAVRGTSADFGYQPFAWDAQRLDFAVREPFPSRSSTAELVYGQVTAGQPLTLRSRMPDHGVIFSDGMEADYLQFTAGMEATIGLSDRQGCLVV
- a CDS encoding SPFH domain-containing protein, translating into MFGIRFIKSQPTVHLMQFRAGKVVREGVGQSFFYYAPTTTLVAVPVGSQDCHFMLELVTADFQSVTVQGQVTYRISEPRQTATLMDFALAQDGRKYLSEDPQRLGDRVTMQAEVIVQQAVQALELKQALRSSALIARTAQRELAAQPEIAALGLEILGVSVMAVKPTPDIARALEAEARESNLKAADDAVYARRMAAVENERAIRQNELDTDVAVERKKRQIREAQLEARAAQMRKENELRAEQMAADVALESSRKDFVAGQAANSRTLAEAEAYRVGAVMDALEKADPRTVQALAAAGMQPGQLIAQAFGGIAEKAERIGQLNVSPELLQSLMGAGAGAGAVPAPPTAAPSSEAARSRRERQ
- a CDS encoding NUDIX hydrolase; its protein translation is MATKKTSPPQGALDFQRPFTTVDVVIFTVADDALQVLLVQRPTAGNDPFPGLWALPGGFVDVHQDADLLACARRKLLDKTGVQSPYLEQLGSWGGAARDPRGWSATHVYFALIPGHDLILAKGANAADVSWFAVDGLLRAPELAFDHAQILRAAVERLRGKVEYTSLPAFLLPEPFTLPQLQQVYEVVLGRPVDKSGFRTRMMAAGFLLEAGQVEGASRRPAMGYRLADRSAPVVFPRTFSPRD
- a CDS encoding threo-3-hydroxy-L-aspartate ammonia-lyase, with amino-acid sequence MTNHLPTYDDVAAAAQRIQGHAHRTPVLTSRTLDEALGARVFLKCENLQRMGAFKFRGAFNALSRFGAAQRKAGVVAFSSGNHAQAIALAARLLGIPATIVMPQDAPAAKVAATRGYGGQVVHYDRYTEDREQIGRDLAERHGLTLIPPYDHADVLAGQGTAAKELLEETGPLDALFVPLGGGGLLSGTALSTRALSPGCALYGVEPEAGNDGQQSLRAGRIVHIDTPRTIADGAQTQHLGGITFPIIQRDVTDILTASDAELVDAMGFLATRMKLVVEPTGCLGLAAARQRSEELRGRRVGIILSGGNVDLQRFCQLLGG
- a CDS encoding helix-turn-helix transcriptional regulator; amino-acid sequence: MTERTPEQRLLLDQLAQIAEGLGQTFAPFCEVVVHDLLDPSHAVLAIHNNLSGREVGQGATELGLARILDPGYEQVIANYPNRFADGRQAKSTSIGIRDAEGRYIAALCMNVDLTMFQGFQGMLNRFAAVSGDTPAREMLEPAGAGTDALRARIDEFAARLATTPRALRPEDRRALVRELKGAGLLEVRRSMETIAAHLGVSRATVYSYAR
- a CDS encoding YbaK/prolyl-tRNA synthetase associated domain-containing protein, with translation MFETLVELLQTQGARFRVLEHPAEGRSDLVARIRGTEPGQGAKAMLCKSRDAADAQLYLAVLPGDRKLDFKRLAQAVGVRKATLATPEQAQAATGCVMGAVPPFSLTPAIRLVVDPDLVERFGEIAFNAGRLDRSIVLDSADYVRIARPALHRLSGEGLD
- a CDS encoding CHAD domain-containing protein, which translates into the protein MPANTSLPDRSRPDAAGFVRAALASALAQVHTHAHAVAAGGGEAEPIHQLRVGLRRLRTVLRECAGLAPAIRGEWDAPLARAFACLGTLRDAATLADVAQPLLQAAGAPLCEWAPPEAPREEAAAAVREPGFVRALAEIQALALAPDGKGRGGFAALSASGTRRYLSRRLRRLHRQVLRDGCRFDGLPLEEQHRVRKRLKRLRYLSEFARECAPGLWPAGKGRRFAQALAPAQDALGLHNDIAVASDLFRDEAARDPRAWFAAGYLQAHLASSARAGRRALRALARVPAFWDGAHQR
- a CDS encoding TonB-dependent receptor — encoded protein: MAAAGAAQPAQSADDALDAVFVTATARPEVRSRIAGTTQTIDREAIERSSARSVTDLLAENAVGFLSEWTAAQTSMNLRGASTDGQGRDFRSQVLVLVNGRRAGTANLSKLSPSDVERIEIVRGPSSVIYGSQAMGGVVNIIMKSGATAPGTRAQVSAGSWDQWRTDAQTAGANERFDWYVGVSAGGRGDYESGDGGTRMDNTGWKRRGASGALGWQLHELHRVELKLRTDGIYNAGFRGSGANTYSRDNRSNRSLDLTYEGALPGQRLSWLAHLYSLADIDEFNWASPVIRSGNSAVPGTARDYNHRQLDATGLRFQPRLRLSQTNDLLMGFDWERSRLRSDRFRVAMPGGPSGQVAPYDNNQTEQVHALYLEDAQTLFDDRLTLRAGLRKTWGTTRFDETPHLALAQRSTRDYDNHTWSAGATWKATQQLTLRAAASTGFRAPTATELASDFTAVGGGRTFGNPNLKPESSRQVEVGATLQQPGWRVDTALFQNTISDRIITVSRGAATNTSDYANNAADIVARGLELQADVDLARALDLTGHQLKAWAGGYYHFSMRDKGAAASANTDKVQRMYRYEASAGLRYGRGSGRLQGDWSLQLATLLRGPMWYDTEEALLIPQGEPGSTFIHRKGAFTVWNLRADYRVTPGVKLFAAVNNLFDINRHPIFIALDRKPCIANPAYQNGGCGTSMAGRELVVGLQAEF
- a CDS encoding ABC transporter substrate-binding protein, with product MRRSCSTRRQWLRQGAAAALAGGLSGAWAQGAPVVLHDALGRRVEIATPPRRIVSIFSSNTELVASLGLLDRVVGVEDFTRFPPGVERIPKVGGRLGFSVDALVARRPDLVIVTPARQAAHQLVDPMERIGVPVIVLLSRTLDEVMGNLRLVGLATGVAARGQALAEGLQARLDAVDRRVVSQRFARTVMVTGRLGNGMLLVARPGTYTGEAMLRAGSRFAIDGLGTVPQVSPEAVLAADPDVLLFAGTQEALQDLVGQRGWRDLRAVRGGRATTVARAEFLIPGPRTFDGIEKFSRWLHPAAWAKGNT